One Polycladomyces subterraneus genomic region harbors:
- a CDS encoding transglycosylase domain-containing protein has product MNSRFPKFYLKYLLNFKASKKWWLLVFLTSFLLIIISTIAVLMVTTVYDLNDLKKMDFASGLYDRNGTRFATLGDAPLEYVKLKDIKSPMLPKAFVAVEDRRFYEHSGVDYKGLARALVKDILTMSNAEGGSTITMQVARNAILDNRDKTIWRKLNEIAIALNLESKYTKDEILEAYLNYIYLGNNVRGVKMAAKIYFGKDITKEDLSIDQIALLAGLPQSPEGYNPYYNPKLALKRRNIVLKKMEDAGLITEKQREYYSKKPLVVNRDNLKKYIKKDKYAAYKHYVIEEAKRLYHISEQELTSGGYRVYTGLDPDAQNALEQAMKDPSLFKNHDQLDAGATIVDQHNGQIVAMAGGRNYLPGYINFATQPMQPGSSIKPLTVFAPAIEKKGYGPNTPVRDEPYSVGGYSPDNYDHQFHGYVPLKTVAAKSLNVATVWLLNEKVGLKTAYKYAQKLGLNPDKEDRSLAAMALGGMNHGVNTVQMAQAYSSFANNGQMYEAHAITKIVSRDNEEKELDRPVEVKQVYSKRTAQLMTKILEYVVQNGTAKAAQLPDGRDVAGKTGTTQHGKEAWFVGYTPEYVMAVAFFNNGKQDNMVELSGGKYPAKFFSVVMSKALAKRKVSHFKFDALGGDGGSSWTPPVTDHQSDQNQNQDQNTDNQHHEPPTQQPGNTDHPGNMDQPGNTGQQGGDTGQTGGGTGQTGGDTGQTGGDTGQTGGGTGQPGGDTGQIGGDTGQTGGDTGQTGGGTGQTGSDTGQTGGTGSSNNASPPTTP; this is encoded by the coding sequence ATGAATTCACGATTTCCGAAGTTTTATTTAAAATATCTTCTTAACTTCAAAGCGAGCAAAAAATGGTGGCTTCTGGTCTTCCTTACTTCCTTTTTATTGATCATTATTTCTACCATCGCGGTCTTGATGGTAACGACGGTATACGATCTAAACGACCTGAAAAAGATGGATTTCGCCTCCGGTCTTTACGACCGAAACGGCACTCGCTTTGCCACATTAGGCGACGCCCCTCTGGAATACGTGAAGCTGAAAGACATCAAATCGCCCATGCTGCCGAAAGCGTTCGTCGCTGTGGAGGACCGCCGCTTCTACGAACACAGCGGTGTTGACTATAAAGGATTGGCCCGGGCATTGGTCAAGGACATCCTGACGATGAGCAACGCCGAGGGCGGCAGTACGATCACCATGCAGGTGGCGCGAAACGCCATTTTGGACAACCGGGACAAAACGATCTGGCGGAAACTGAACGAAATCGCCATCGCGTTGAACCTGGAGAGCAAATACACCAAGGACGAGATTCTGGAAGCGTATCTCAACTACATTTACTTGGGCAACAACGTCCGTGGCGTCAAAATGGCTGCCAAGATCTATTTCGGCAAAGATATCACCAAAGAAGATCTGAGTATCGACCAAATTGCCCTGCTGGCCGGTCTGCCGCAGTCGCCCGAGGGGTACAACCCATACTACAACCCAAAACTGGCTCTGAAGCGACGCAACATCGTGCTGAAAAAGATGGAAGATGCGGGCCTGATCACCGAAAAACAACGAGAGTATTACTCCAAGAAACCATTGGTTGTCAATCGGGACAATCTCAAAAAGTACATCAAGAAAGACAAATACGCTGCCTACAAACACTACGTCATCGAAGAAGCGAAAAGGCTATATCACATCAGCGAACAGGAACTGACCAGCGGCGGTTACAGGGTATACACAGGTCTGGATCCCGATGCACAGAATGCGCTCGAGCAAGCGATGAAAGATCCGTCGCTGTTCAAAAACCACGATCAACTGGATGCCGGGGCGACGATCGTTGACCAGCACAATGGACAGATCGTGGCGATGGCCGGCGGACGCAACTACCTGCCGGGGTACATCAACTTCGCAACTCAGCCTATGCAGCCTGGGTCGTCGATCAAGCCCCTAACCGTGTTCGCTCCGGCCATTGAGAAAAAAGGATATGGGCCGAACACGCCTGTACGGGATGAACCATACTCGGTCGGTGGATATTCACCCGACAACTACGATCACCAGTTTCACGGTTATGTACCGCTGAAAACGGTGGCCGCCAAATCACTCAACGTGGCGACGGTCTGGCTTCTCAATGAAAAAGTGGGATTGAAAACGGCCTACAAATATGCCCAAAAGTTGGGGTTGAATCCGGACAAGGAAGACCGCTCGTTGGCGGCGATGGCACTGGGCGGAATGAATCACGGCGTCAACACGGTGCAAATGGCGCAAGCGTACTCCTCCTTCGCCAATAACGGCCAGATGTACGAAGCGCACGCTATTACCAAAATCGTCAGCCGGGACAACGAAGAAAAGGAACTGGACCGTCCGGTCGAAGTCAAACAGGTCTACAGCAAACGAACTGCACAATTGATGACGAAAATCCTGGAATACGTCGTGCAAAACGGAACGGCCAAAGCAGCTCAACTGCCTGACGGGCGTGATGTGGCCGGTAAAACGGGAACCACCCAACACGGGAAAGAGGCTTGGTTTGTCGGTTACACTCCGGAATACGTCATGGCGGTGGCGTTTTTCAACAACGGCAAACAGGACAATATGGTGGAATTGTCGGGCGGCAAGTATCCAGCCAAATTCTTTTCCGTCGTGATGAGTAAGGCACTGGCCAAAAGAAAAGTTTCCCACTTCAAATTTGACGCCTTGGGCGGAGACGGCGGCTCATCTTGGACGCCTCCAGTGACGGATCATCAGTCGGATCAGAACCAAAATCAAGATCAGAATACGGATAACCAACATCACGAGCCGCCGACACAACAACCAGGGAATACCGATCATCCTGGCAACATGGATCAACCGGGTAACACCGGTCAACAGGGTGGCGACACTGGCCAAACCGGTGGCGGTACTGGTCAAACGGGTGGCGACACTGGCCAAACCGGTGGCGATACTGGCCAAACGGGCGGCGGTACTGGTCAACCAGGTGGCGATACCGGTCAAATCGGTGGCGATACCGGTCAAACCGGTGGCGATACCGGTCAAACCGGTGGCGGTACTGGTCAAACGGGAAGCGATACTGGCCAAACGGGTGGCACCGGTTCATCCAACAATGCCTCCCCGCCCACCACACCATAA
- a CDS encoding beta-class carbonic anhydrase encodes MRLLEAVLQHNASFVEGKGYEPYRTSRYPDKKMAVLSCMDTRLTELLPKAMNLKNGDAKIVKNAGAVITDPFDSVVRSLLVAVIELGAEEVFIVAHHGCGMGAIQPEKTLEKMVNRGVSADAVLTLQGAGVDLHQWLEGFKSVEESVKKSVQMLRQHPLFPPDVPVHGLVIDPETGKLDLVVDGYKE; translated from the coding sequence ATGCGATTGTTGGAAGCGGTGTTGCAACACAATGCGTCGTTTGTGGAAGGAAAAGGATATGAACCGTATAGGACGAGCAGATACCCGGATAAAAAAATGGCGGTACTCTCTTGTATGGATACGCGTTTGACGGAATTGTTGCCCAAAGCGATGAATCTTAAAAACGGCGATGCGAAAATCGTCAAAAATGCAGGAGCAGTCATCACCGATCCGTTTGACAGTGTGGTGCGCAGTCTGTTGGTCGCCGTCATTGAACTGGGAGCGGAAGAAGTGTTTATCGTGGCCCACCACGGTTGCGGCATGGGTGCTATTCAGCCAGAAAAAACACTGGAAAAAATGGTGAACCGCGGAGTATCCGCCGACGCGGTGCTGACACTGCAAGGAGCGGGAGTGGATTTGCACCAATGGCTGGAAGGGTTTAAATCAGTGGAGGAAAGCGTGAAAAAAAGTGTGCAAATGTTGCGGCAGCATCCGTTGTTTCCGCCGGATGTGCCTGTTCACGGTCTGGTCATCGATCCGGAGACGGGCAAGCTGGATCTGGTGGTGGATGGATACAAAGAATGA